One genomic segment of [Phormidium] sp. ETS-05 includes these proteins:
- a CDS encoding VOC family protein: protein MSLPQYRVGLLAIAAINCEDLLQFYAQLLGQEPQAHIPNIYGEFQLTGLRLGIFKPQQTDMGEFASLPGKAGAMSICLEVADLEAAITHITALGYPPTDTIRIAAHGREIYARDPQGNRIILYQPS from the coding sequence ATGTCACTTCCGCAATATCGGGTAGGGTTGCTCGCCATTGCCGCAATTAATTGTGAAGATTTGTTACAGTTTTACGCGCAATTACTCGGTCAAGAGCCCCAGGCACATATCCCGAACATTTATGGGGAATTCCAGCTCACCGGGTTGCGCTTGGGGATTTTTAAACCCCAACAGACCGATATGGGAGAGTTTGCCAGCTTACCAGGAAAAGCGGGAGCGATGAGTATATGTTTAGAAGTAGCCGACCTAGAAGCCGCCATCACACATATCACCGCTTTGGGCTATCCCCCAACTGACACCATCCGAATTGCTGCTCACGGTCGGGAAATCTACGCCCGAGACCCCCAGGGCAACCGTATCATCCTCTATCAGCCTTCTTGA
- a CDS encoding metallophosphoesterase, giving the protein MLIPSPETFSPPSGPPRHQWAIAALFLLAILLAVFLNAITAMTKPPQLLTDPFLQFPTPTSVRVVWFTEFPGSQHTVEYGSNLEKIAGATTTKLSHTREDAQSQVGGALAALLSPQGTLTEQITERDIWRHEAEITNLTPGERLPYRITSRNEDGFSVTSATFSLAPAPLPGTPLKILLTSDHQVKPMVAPNLQKVVETVGQVDAVFHAGDLVNIPDRASEWFDDNRGGAFFPCLQGRARVTLEQNGITTTYHGGQIIQNAPIFPTLGNHEVMGRFSMTTPLNDQFADAFPRSRAEAIYQEKAQEINPDNQPLVRDAWIQNNSFNTDTYEEIFSIPSKSPGGKKYYAVSFGDLRLVVLEITNMWRPNGLSDKTKGKYREPDYAINKPEMWGWGQHIFEPISQGSEQYRWLEQELNSPEFQQAKYKIVMFHHPPHSLGENSLPAYTDPVQILEQDATGRITIRYEYPKDKDYIIRDVVPLLEKAGVQLVYYGHSHLWNRFISPSGMHFLESSNVGNTYHAYVGKRRRQVPQGYQEEYTATGNPNGLPPVMPNVAPLLDDRGEPMPYIASNEITVFSILDTGAGTVSSYYFDTRQPNSPVVKFDEFRIK; this is encoded by the coding sequence ATGTTGATTCCCTCTCCGGAAACATTCTCACCCCCGTCAGGGCCACCCCGCCACCAGTGGGCGATCGCCGCCCTGTTCCTCCTCGCCATTCTCCTCGCTGTGTTCCTCAACGCCATTACTGCCATGACGAAACCACCTCAACTGCTAACCGATCCCTTTTTGCAATTTCCTACCCCCACCTCAGTGCGGGTGGTATGGTTTACAGAGTTTCCCGGTTCCCAGCATACAGTGGAATATGGCTCTAACTTAGAAAAAATCGCTGGTGCTACCACGACCAAACTCAGCCATACTCGCGAGGACGCCCAATCTCAGGTGGGTGGGGCATTAGCGGCGCTTCTTAGCCCACAAGGCACCCTCACAGAGCAAATCACAGAGCGGGATATCTGGCGCCATGAAGCAGAAATTACCAATTTAACCCCCGGAGAGCGCCTCCCCTATCGCATCACCAGCAGAAACGAGGATGGCTTCAGTGTCACTAGCGCCACTTTTTCTCTGGCTCCCGCTCCCCTACCTGGAACTCCCCTAAAAATTCTCCTCACTTCCGATCACCAGGTCAAACCGATGGTTGCACCCAACCTCCAGAAAGTGGTGGAGACAGTGGGGCAAGTGGATGCAGTTTTCCACGCCGGTGATTTGGTCAATATACCCGATCGAGCCTCTGAGTGGTTCGATGACAACCGAGGCGGAGCCTTTTTCCCCTGTCTCCAAGGTCGCGCTAGGGTGACATTGGAACAAAACGGCATTACCACCACCTATCATGGCGGCCAAATTATCCAAAACGCCCCCATTTTCCCGACCCTAGGCAATCACGAAGTCATGGGGAGATTTTCCATGACCACTCCTCTTAACGACCAATTCGCCGACGCTTTCCCCCGCTCCAGGGCCGAAGCCATTTACCAGGAAAAAGCCCAAGAAATTAACCCCGACAATCAGCCTTTAGTCCGGGATGCTTGGATCCAGAATAACTCTTTTAATACCGATACTTACGAAGAAATTTTCTCTATTCCCAGTAAATCTCCCGGCGGCAAAAAATACTACGCCGTTTCTTTTGGCGACCTGCGGTTAGTCGTATTAGAAATTACCAATATGTGGCGGCCTAACGGTTTAAGCGATAAAACCAAAGGCAAATATCGCGAACCAGACTATGCCATAAATAAACCAGAAATGTGGGGCTGGGGGCAGCATATTTTTGAACCCATATCCCAGGGAAGCGAGCAGTACCGCTGGTTAGAGCAGGAGCTAAATAGCCCCGAATTCCAGCAAGCTAAATATAAAATCGTCATGTTTCACCATCCCCCCCATTCTCTTGGGGAAAATTCCCTACCTGCTTATACAGACCCAGTACAGATATTAGAACAAGATGCTACCGGGCGCATTACCATTCGCTATGAATACCCCAAAGACAAAGATTATATTATCCGTGATGTGGTGCCACTCTTGGAAAAAGCCGGGGTTCAATTAGTTTATTACGGGCATTCCCATTTATGGAATCGGTTTATTAGTCCGAGTGGGATGCACTTTTTAGAAAGTTCTAATGTGGGCAATACTTACCACGCCTACGTTGGTAAAAGACGGCGCCAAGTACCCCAAGGATATCAGGAAGAATACACCGCCACCGGCAATCCCAACGGCTTACCTCCAGTCATGCCAAATGTTGCTCCTTTACTGGACGATCGGGGGGAACCTATGCCCTATATTGCCAGTAATGAAATCACCGTATTTAGCATTTTAGATACAGGAGCGGGCACGGTTAGCAGTTATTATTTTGATACGCGCCAACCCAACTCACCCGTAGTCAAGTTTGATGAATTTAGGATTAAATAA
- a CDS encoding DNA methyltransferase produces the protein MEKLLVISGERIGNSLIIQGDCWDWLQQAPENSIHGVVTDPPYGLKEYESEQIMKREAGKGGIWRIPPGFDGHQRAPLPRFTALSKKERETLREFFIEWSGLVGRVLRPGGHIFVASNAFLSQLVFAAIVEGGLEFRGELIRLVRTLRGGDRPKNAEAEFPDVSSLPRGCYEPWGIFRKPIPPGMKLSECLREFQTGGLRRNPDGNPFNDVIFSERTPKQEREIANHPSLKPQSFLRQVVYAALPLGEGIILDPFMGSGSTVAAAEALGIAAIGIERYPEYYQMSLKAIPKLAALAVHQSGKQLPNFSGEQLTLW, from the coding sequence ATGGAAAAATTATTAGTTATTTCTGGAGAGCGCATAGGCAATTCTCTAATCATCCAAGGAGACTGCTGGGATTGGCTACAGCAAGCGCCAGAAAACAGTATTCATGGTGTAGTCACCGACCCTCCGTATGGACTGAAAGAGTACGAGTCAGAGCAAATTATGAAAAGAGAAGCGGGAAAAGGAGGCATTTGGAGGATTCCGCCCGGTTTTGACGGTCATCAGCGGGCACCATTACCGAGATTTACCGCATTGAGTAAAAAAGAGAGAGAGACTTTGAGGGAATTCTTTATCGAGTGGTCTGGTTTAGTGGGGCGGGTATTGCGTCCGGGAGGCCATATATTTGTTGCCAGTAATGCTTTTTTGTCGCAATTGGTATTTGCTGCTATAGTGGAAGGAGGTTTGGAGTTTCGAGGGGAGTTGATTCGCCTGGTGAGGACATTAAGAGGGGGAGATAGACCCAAAAATGCCGAGGCGGAGTTTCCCGATGTTTCCTCTCTGCCCCGAGGCTGTTATGAGCCTTGGGGAATTTTCCGCAAGCCCATCCCACCAGGGATGAAACTGAGTGAATGTTTGCGAGAATTCCAAACCGGAGGTTTGCGCCGTAATCCCGATGGCAATCCGTTTAATGATGTGATTTTCAGCGAAAGGACTCCCAAGCAAGAAAGAGAAATTGCTAACCATCCCAGTCTGAAACCCCAGTCTTTTTTGCGCCAAGTAGTTTATGCGGCTTTACCCTTGGGAGAGGGAATTATTTTAGACCCGTTTATGGGCTCTGGTTCTACAGTAGCAGCAGCGGAAGCCTTGGGCATTGCTGCTATTGGCATTGAGCGGTATCCCGAATATTATCAGATGAGTCTGAAGGCAATTCCCAAACTGGCGGCTTTAGCGGTGCATCAGTCGGGGAAACAGTTACCAAATTTTTCAGGAGAGCAATTAACTTTATGGTAA
- a CDS encoding sucrose-phosphate phosphatase, with translation MTKEKGQFLFITDLDHTFVGDSEALTLLQALLGEHRRAYGTKIVYATGRSPQLYQQLKVEQSLMNPDALVTSVGTEIYYQDSSDIPDSDWSAILAPGWNREIVAATAAEFSELVPQPESEQRPFKLSYYISPDLAAHILPQVESRLHQQGLRVKLVYSGSQDLDFLPQNGNKGLAMQFLGKRWGIPPESIVACGDSGNDIALFAVGSERGIIVGNAKSELRQWYVENRKPEIYLAKANYARGILEGLKYFGFL, from the coding sequence ATGACCAAGGAAAAAGGCCAATTTCTATTTATCACGGACTTGGATCATACCTTTGTAGGTGACTCCGAAGCCTTGACTCTGCTGCAAGCACTGCTGGGCGAACACCGCCGCGCCTACGGTACTAAGATAGTGTATGCTACCGGACGTTCCCCGCAGCTTTACCAGCAGCTAAAAGTAGAACAATCTTTGATGAACCCTGATGCCTTGGTAACATCTGTAGGCACTGAAATTTACTATCAAGATAGCAGCGACATTCCCGATTCGGATTGGTCTGCTATCCTCGCTCCTGGTTGGAACCGAGAAATAGTCGCTGCTACGGCGGCAGAATTTTCCGAATTAGTCCCCCAACCGGAGTCAGAACAGCGTCCCTTCAAACTGAGTTATTATATATCCCCGGACCTAGCTGCTCATATCCTGCCCCAAGTGGAATCACGGTTACATCAGCAAGGGTTAAGGGTAAAACTGGTGTATAGTGGCTCTCAAGACCTGGACTTTCTGCCCCAAAATGGGAATAAGGGTTTGGCCATGCAGTTTTTAGGCAAACGTTGGGGCATTCCCCCAGAGAGTATCGTCGCCTGTGGCGATTCTGGTAACGATATTGCCTTGTTTGCTGTAGGGTCAGAAAGGGGCATCATTGTGGGTAATGCGAAATCGGAATTGCGCCAATGGTATGTCGAAAACCGGAAACCCGAAATTTATTTGGCGAAGGCTAACTATGCTCGGGGTATTCTGGAAGGGTTGAAATATTTCGGTTTCCTTTAA
- a CDS encoding DUF1825 family protein, producing the protein MSFFESEIVQQEAKQIFEDYQSLLQLGSKYGQFDREGKKIFIDQMEAMMERYRIFMKRFELSEDFAAKMTVEQLKTHLSQFGMTPQQMFDQMHLTLERMKSEVEKQP; encoded by the coding sequence ATGAGTTTTTTTGAATCTGAAATCGTCCAACAAGAAGCCAAGCAAATATTTGAGGACTACCAATCCCTGCTCCAACTTGGCAGCAAATACGGCCAGTTTGACCGAGAAGGCAAAAAAATATTCATCGACCAAATGGAAGCGATGATGGAACGCTATCGCATCTTTATGAAGCGGTTTGAACTATCGGAAGACTTCGCCGCCAAAATGACCGTAGAACAGCTAAAGACCCATTTAAGTCAATTCGGCATGACACCGCAGCAAATGTTCGACCAGATGCACCTCACCCTGGAGAGGATGAAATCCGAGGTGGAAAAGCAACCGTAA
- the ruvA gene encoding Holliday junction branch migration protein RuvA: MLSYLKGTVVEVQRQGNRTLLILEVNQVGCEVQIPSRMVTDLPEVGEPVQVFAHLQVREDQWVVYGFSSAAARDLFRQLISVSGIGAQLAIALLDTLELPDLVQAIVTSNHQVLAKTPGVGKKTAERIALELRTKLAQWQDRSSIPTPGMSPQLQEDIEMTLFALGYNAQEVMTALAALVRDPKLSSQTDSGVWIKQAIAWLSQN; encoded by the coding sequence ATGCTCAGCTATCTGAAAGGCACAGTAGTGGAGGTACAGCGTCAGGGAAATCGCACTTTGCTGATTCTGGAAGTAAATCAGGTGGGGTGTGAGGTGCAAATTCCCTCTCGAATGGTGACTGATTTGCCCGAGGTGGGGGAACCAGTGCAGGTGTTTGCTCACTTGCAAGTTAGGGAAGACCAGTGGGTTGTATATGGGTTTTCCAGTGCGGCGGCGCGGGATTTGTTTCGCCAGTTAATTAGTGTCAGCGGGATTGGGGCGCAATTGGCGATCGCTCTGTTGGATACTCTGGAACTACCGGATTTGGTGCAGGCGATCGTCACTAGCAATCACCAGGTTTTGGCCAAAACACCGGGCGTCGGCAAAAAAACCGCCGAACGCATCGCCTTAGAACTGCGCACTAAGTTGGCCCAATGGCAAGACCGATCGAGCATCCCCACCCCTGGTATGTCACCCCAGCTACAAGAAGATATAGAAATGACTCTTTTTGCCCTGGGATATAATGCCCAAGAAGTGATGACCGCTTTAGCGGCGCTAGTCCGCGACCCCAAGTTATCCTCACAGACCGATTCTGGAGTATGGATTAAACAGGCGATCGCTTGGTTGAGCCAAAATTAA
- the lepB gene encoding signal peptidase I, producing the protein MTSEQKNLPGTEKQGQVWKWVRENIVILVLALGLALTLRAFVAEPRYIPSDSMVPTLEMGDRLVVEKISYRLRSPERGEIVVFDPPPMLQIQGFTKDQAFIKRVIGEPGQLLEVKDGLVYLDQEPLTEAYTAEPPAYHWGPKVIPDRQLFVMGDNRNNSNDSHIWGFLPADNIIGRAVFRFWPPNRIGFL; encoded by the coding sequence ATGACATCAGAGCAGAAGAATTTGCCAGGAACGGAAAAACAGGGGCAAGTCTGGAAGTGGGTGCGGGAAAATATCGTGATTTTGGTGTTGGCTCTGGGGTTAGCTCTGACCTTGCGAGCCTTTGTGGCGGAACCGAGGTATATCCCCTCAGACTCGATGGTGCCCACCTTGGAGATGGGCGATCGCCTAGTGGTGGAAAAAATCTCCTATCGGTTACGGTCCCCCGAAAGAGGCGAAATCGTGGTTTTTGACCCACCCCCAATGCTGCAAATTCAGGGATTCACCAAAGACCAAGCCTTCATCAAAAGAGTCATCGGCGAACCCGGGCAACTTCTGGAAGTCAAAGATGGCCTAGTTTACCTGGACCAGGAGCCCCTCACCGAAGCATACACCGCCGAACCCCCTGCCTACCACTGGGGGCCAAAAGTGATACCCGATCGGCAGTTGTTCGTCATGGGAGATAACCGCAACAACAGCAACGACTCCCACATCTGGGGATTCTTACCCGCTGATAACATCATTGGCAGGGCAGTATTTCGCTTTTGGCCACCCAACCGGATCGGTTTTCTCTAA
- a CDS encoding uracil-DNA glycosylase family protein encodes MTKDKKPMTNDQGQIQLIPTDASIPIPEGTYQNLEQLAHHCHQCQRCILGSNRIQAVISRGNPQAPIMIIGEAPGQTEDETGLPFVGKSGQLLDQILASVELNTETDVYICNVCKCRPPNNRPPTPAEIAACQPYLLEQIRLVNPKIILLTGATAVKGLLGDKRGITKIRGQWMECFGRLCMPIFHPSYLLRNPARTEGSPKWLMWQDIKEVRAKLDQLQAKG; translated from the coding sequence ATGACCAAGGACAAAAAACCAATGACCAATGACCAAGGACAAATACAACTAATTCCCACAGATGCCAGCATTCCCATCCCGGAAGGCACCTATCAAAATCTAGAACAACTCGCCCACCACTGTCACCAATGCCAGCGGTGTATTCTGGGTAGTAACCGCATCCAAGCCGTCATTTCCCGAGGGAACCCCCAAGCCCCGATCATGATTATTGGGGAAGCTCCCGGGCAAACCGAAGATGAAACCGGTTTACCATTTGTGGGCAAATCAGGACAACTTTTAGACCAGATTCTGGCTTCTGTAGAACTTAATACCGAAACCGATGTTTATATTTGCAATGTTTGCAAATGTCGCCCTCCCAATAACCGCCCTCCTACCCCAGCCGAAATAGCAGCCTGTCAGCCTTACTTACTAGAACAAATTCGCCTGGTGAATCCCAAGATAATTTTGTTAACTGGCGCTACTGCTGTGAAAGGTTTGCTCGGAGATAAACGGGGGATTACGAAAATTCGCGGTCAATGGATGGAATGTTTTGGGAGACTGTGTATGCCGATTTTCCATCCTTCCTATTTGCTGCGCAATCCCGCCCGCACTGAAGGTTCTCCTAAATGGTTGATGTGGCAAGATATCAAAGAGGTGCGGGCGAAATTAGACCAACTGCAAGCAAAGGGATAA
- a CDS encoding WD40 repeat domain-containing protein, with protein MPNPRNSNIKYHWLPFLVAGCLAVSPEGSQQNATAWEPTARGTIGDLISAPPEPILAVGEATDIPTPAPTPTVSQTPAPTANPETRFLISKTLEGNRSWVNTIAISPDGKLLVSGGRDRTIRLWNLETGAEITTLFQDSREVRSVAISPDGKTLASGSGDETIKVWNLETRELVRTVKGHSYSVRAVAISPDGRTLASASPDRTIKLWNLETAVEEPLRGHDSFVWSIAFSPDGKTLASGSYDRTVRIWNLGGGRRNRVLEGHSQAVLAVAFSPDGQTVASASTDGSIKLWNMDSGTQQSTLARHSQWVSSLAFSPDGQILASASADNTIKLWNTSNGAAIDTLTGHTAPVTCVAFSADGKTLISGSADSTIRIWRLEGS; from the coding sequence ATGCCCAACCCTCGCAATTCCAACATCAAATACCATTGGCTTCCTTTCCTGGTGGCTGGTTGTCTGGCAGTCTCCCCGGAGGGGAGCCAACAAAATGCCACCGCGTGGGAGCCTACCGCCAGGGGCACCATTGGCGACCTCATATCAGCGCCGCCAGAGCCGATTTTAGCCGTGGGGGAAGCTACCGACATTCCCACCCCCGCCCCCACACCAACTGTTTCACAGACCCCCGCCCCAACTGCCAACCCAGAAACCCGGTTTCTAATCAGCAAAACTCTTGAGGGCAACCGGAGCTGGGTAAACACCATTGCCATTAGTCCTGACGGGAAACTTTTAGTTTCCGGAGGTAGGGATAGAACCATTCGCCTCTGGAATTTGGAAACCGGGGCGGAAATTACCACTCTGTTTCAGGACTCCCGGGAGGTGCGGTCCGTAGCCATCAGCCCGGATGGTAAAACCCTGGCTTCTGGTAGTGGGGACGAAACTATCAAGGTGTGGAACTTGGAAACGCGGGAGTTGGTGCGTACTGTTAAGGGTCATTCCTATTCTGTACGCGCTGTGGCAATTAGTCCCGATGGCAGAACCCTCGCCAGTGCCAGTCCCGATCGCACCATCAAACTCTGGAACCTGGAAACCGCCGTCGAAGAACCCCTCAGAGGACATGATAGCTTTGTCTGGTCTATTGCCTTTTCTCCCGACGGCAAAACCCTAGCTTCTGGCAGTTACGATCGCACCGTGCGCATTTGGAACCTGGGCGGAGGCAGAAGAAACCGGGTTTTAGAGGGACATTCCCAGGCAGTGTTAGCCGTCGCCTTTTCTCCCGATGGTCAAACCGTTGCTTCTGCAAGTACCGACGGCAGCATCAAACTATGGAATATGGACAGCGGAACCCAGCAAAGCACTCTGGCTCGCCATAGTCAGTGGGTAAGCTCCCTGGCATTTTCTCCTGACGGACAGATACTCGCCTCCGCCAGTGCCGACAATACAATTAAGTTGTGGAATACCAGCAATGGCGCCGCGATCGACACTCTCACCGGACATACTGCCCCCGTCACTTGCGTTGCCTTCAGCGCCGACGGCAAAACTCTGATTAGTGGCAGTGCCGATAGTACGATTAGAATCTGGCGCCTAGAGGGATCATAA
- the gndA gene encoding NADP-dependent phosphogluconate dehydrogenase produces MTNQKFGVIGLAVMGENLALNVERNGFPVAVYNRTSSVTDAFMAKRAQGKNVKPTYSLEEFVASLERPRRILIMVKAGKPVDAVIDQLKPLLEPGDMIIDGGNSLYEDTDRRVADLESTGLRYIGMGVSGGEEGALNGPSLMPGGTKEAYEEIEAIVTKIAAQVDDGPCVTYIGPKGAGHYVKMVHNGIEYGDMQLIAEAYDLLKNALGLDHNQLHEVFAEWNTTDELNSFLIEITADIFKQIDPDTAQPLVELILDAAGQKGTGRWTAVTALELGVPIPTIIAALTGRIISSYKAERVAASKELTGPTGKYEGDAKEFITKVRDALYCSKICSYAQGMALLSKASQEFNYNLDLSEIARIWKGGCIIRAGFLNKIKRAFKDNPNLPNLLLAPEFKQTILDRQQAWRDVLVVSNTLGIPVPAFSASLDYFDSYRRASLPQNLTQAQRDYFGAHTYQRVDKEGSFHTEWGK; encoded by the coding sequence ATGACTAACCAGAAATTTGGGGTTATCGGATTAGCCGTGATGGGGGAAAACTTGGCTCTGAATGTGGAGCGCAATGGGTTTCCCGTCGCCGTCTATAACCGCACTAGCTCCGTTACCGATGCGTTCATGGCCAAAAGAGCCCAAGGCAAGAACGTCAAACCCACCTATTCCCTGGAGGAATTCGTCGCCTCCCTGGAACGTCCCCGCCGGATTTTGATTATGGTCAAAGCTGGCAAACCGGTAGATGCAGTGATTGACCAGCTCAAACCTCTCCTGGAACCAGGAGATATGATTATCGATGGGGGCAACTCCCTTTATGAAGATACGGACCGTAGGGTGGCCGATTTGGAATCAACGGGCCTGCGGTATATAGGTATGGGTGTCAGCGGTGGTGAAGAGGGCGCCCTGAATGGACCTAGCTTAATGCCGGGAGGCACGAAAGAAGCATATGAGGAAATCGAGGCGATCGTCACCAAAATCGCCGCCCAAGTAGATGACGGTCCCTGCGTCACCTACATCGGCCCCAAAGGTGCCGGACATTACGTGAAAATGGTACATAACGGCATCGAATATGGCGATATGCAGCTCATCGCCGAAGCCTACGATTTACTCAAAAATGCCCTCGGTCTCGACCATAACCAGCTCCATGAAGTCTTCGCCGAGTGGAACACCACCGACGAACTCAACTCCTTTTTAATCGAAATCACCGCCGATATCTTCAAACAAATCGACCCGGACACCGCTCAGCCTTTAGTCGAATTAATTCTCGACGCCGCCGGACAAAAAGGCACGGGTCGCTGGACTGCTGTTACTGCCCTAGAATTAGGCGTACCCATTCCCACAATTATCGCCGCTCTCACCGGGCGGATTATCTCATCTTACAAAGCCGAGCGCGTCGCCGCTAGCAAAGAATTAACCGGCCCTACGGGTAAATATGAAGGTGATGCCAAAGAATTTATCACCAAAGTGCGCGATGCTTTGTATTGTTCCAAGATTTGCTCATACGCTCAAGGCATGGCGCTGTTGAGCAAGGCTTCTCAGGAATTTAACTACAATTTGGATTTGAGCGAAATTGCCCGGATTTGGAAAGGCGGCTGCATAATCCGCGCTGGCTTTTTGAACAAAATCAAACGGGCTTTTAAAGACAATCCAAACCTGCCCAACTTGCTGCTAGCCCCGGAATTCAAGCAAACAATTTTAGACCGACAGCAAGCATGGCGGGATGTGTTGGTAGTGTCTAATACTCTGGGGATTCCCGTCCCGGCGTTTAGTGCCAGTTTGGATTATTTCGACAGCTACCGCCGCGCCAGTTTACCCCAAAATCTGACGCAAGCGCAGCGGGATTATTTTGGGGCTCATACTTATCAGCGGGTGGATAAAGAAGGCTCTTTCCACACGGAATGGGGTAAGTAA
- the tyrS gene encoding tyrosine--tRNA ligase, with protein sequence MTSIGSHLTNDLSWLHRGVTEIFPHVPNSTDPIENLTPRLQGSERPLRVKLGIDPTGSDLHLGHSIPVRKLRAFQDAGHVAVLIIGDFTARIGDPTGKSEVRRQLTPEQVQQNAQTYLDQVSSILDFHTPGRLEIRYNSEWLSQLDLAKILELLGTMTVGQMLAKEGFAQRYETGNPIFLHEFLYPLMQGYDSVAVRADVELGGTDQKFNIAVGRDLQRHFGQTPQFGVLLPILLGPDGTQKMSKSLNNYVGLREDPLTMYSKLEKTPDALIKDYFELLTNLPLDALPENPRERQKLLALEIVSQYWGQQAAVDAQAAAMTLVQGDASQAQAVPEFSLGGVEFPAKLFYLLSASGLCKSSGEGRRQIEGGAVRIDGDRIDDVNLTFATPADLVGKVLQVGKKKFARLVP encoded by the coding sequence ATGACTTCTATCGGTTCTCATCTCACTAATGACTTGTCCTGGCTCCATCGCGGGGTCACGGAAATTTTCCCCCATGTGCCCAACTCTACGGACCCGATCGAGAATTTAACACCGCGACTACAAGGCTCTGAACGCCCCCTGCGGGTTAAACTGGGCATAGACCCCACCGGCTCCGACCTGCACCTCGGTCACAGTATCCCCGTGCGCAAGCTGCGCGCTTTTCAGGATGCCGGTCACGTGGCTGTTTTAATTATCGGCGATTTTACCGCACGCATCGGCGACCCCACTGGCAAATCGGAAGTCCGCCGCCAGCTCACCCCAGAGCAAGTCCAGCAAAACGCCCAAACTTACCTCGACCAAGTTAGTTCTATTCTAGATTTTCACACCCCTGGACGCCTGGAAATTCGCTATAACTCCGAGTGGCTCTCCCAACTAGATTTAGCCAAAATTCTGGAACTGCTGGGCACCATGACCGTGGGACAGATGCTCGCCAAAGAAGGTTTTGCCCAACGCTATGAAACCGGCAACCCGATATTCCTCCATGAATTCCTCTATCCCCTGATGCAGGGTTATGATTCTGTGGCGGTACGCGCTGATGTCGAATTAGGGGGGACGGACCAGAAATTTAATATCGCTGTGGGTAGAGATTTGCAGCGCCATTTCGGTCAAACACCCCAATTTGGTGTCCTCCTGCCGATTTTGCTCGGTCCTGATGGCACCCAGAAAATGTCTAAATCTCTTAACAATTATGTGGGTTTGCGGGAAGACCCACTGACTATGTATTCCAAGCTGGAAAAAACTCCCGATGCTTTGATTAAAGATTATTTTGAATTGTTGACAAATTTGCCTTTAGATGCACTGCCGGAAAATCCCCGGGAGCGGCAAAAACTCCTGGCATTGGAAATAGTCTCTCAATATTGGGGGCAACAGGCTGCTGTAGATGCTCAAGCCGCCGCTATGACTCTGGTGCAGGGCGATGCGTCTCAAGCTCAAGCCGTGCCAGAGTTTTCTCTGGGGGGGGTGGAGTTCCCCGCCAAGTTATTTTATCTCCTGAGTGCTAGCGGTTTGTGTAAGAGCAGCGGTGAAGGACGCCGCCAAATTGAAGGCGGAGCCGTGCGCATTGATGGCGATCGCATCGATGATGTCAACCTCACCTTTGCCACCCCTGCTGACCTGGTGGGCAAAGTTTTGCAAGTGGGCAAAAAGAAATTTGCTCGCCTCGTCCCCTAA
- the pyrF gene encoding orotidine-5'-phosphate decarboxylase has protein sequence MAVIDKIIVALDVSTETEAISLIDTLPEVNFWKVGLELFVSTGPAILAYLKQRQKRIFLDLKLHDIPNTIAGACRAAARYNVDLLTIHATCGRPALQQAQAALESSATDYPPKLIAITVLTSLNSRDLALDLKVPIELPEYGLHMALLAQECGLPGAVCSPQEAAQLRQVCGRDFLLVCPGVRPKWAAAGDQRRAMTPKEALRAGADYLVIGRPITAADDPAAALARICQETEI, from the coding sequence ATGGCAGTAATCGATAAAATCATTGTCGCCCTCGATGTCAGTACGGAAACTGAGGCCATATCTCTGATCGACACTCTCCCGGAAGTCAACTTCTGGAAAGTGGGCTTAGAGCTATTTGTCAGTACCGGTCCGGCGATCCTCGCCTACCTCAAACAGCGACAAAAACGCATCTTTTTAGACCTCAAGCTGCACGATATCCCGAATACGATCGCTGGCGCCTGTCGCGCCGCCGCCCGTTACAACGTAGATTTACTCACCATCCATGCCACCTGCGGACGCCCAGCCCTCCAACAAGCCCAAGCCGCTTTGGAGTCCAGCGCTACGGACTATCCCCCCAAACTCATCGCTATTACCGTCCTCACCAGCCTGAACTCCCGGGATTTAGCCCTGGACTTGAAAGTGCCCATAGAACTGCCAGAATATGGCCTCCATATGGCATTGCTAGCACAAGAATGCGGTTTACCTGGTGCCGTCTGTTCCCCCCAAGAAGCCGCCCAATTGCGGCAAGTATGTGGCCGAGACTTTCTCCTAGTTTGTCCAGGAGTACGTCCCAAATGGGCAGCAGCCGGAGACCAACGTCGAGCCATGACCCCAAAAGAAGCACTGCGAGCCGGAGCTGATTATCTCGTCATCGGACGACCCATTACCGCCGCCGATGACCCCGCCGCCGCCTTAGCCCGCATCTGCCAAGAAACAGAAATTTAA